TTCGCTTCTGCCACGGCGTTCAAAGATCAGGCCGTTAAGAAAGTAACCCATGATGACATCGGGGCAGGGGCGATAACCGGGCTCATCCTCTTTTTTCAGGAAGCTGTGCACTTCGGCTTCGGTGACTTCGCTCTCTGCCAGCGCCAGAATGCTCACAACTTTAGCATCGCTTAAATTCAGCATATATCGCACGCTGCGCAGGACGTCATTATTGGTCATAAAAACTCTCTTCAGTGAAACTGTTGCAGTGGGCGCAGTATACCCCTTCATCCCCCGGCCTGCATCCCGGTAAACAACCGTCGGCGATATAGCTGTTGGTCAACTCAGGCGCCGTCGGCAGAAGGGAGCGGCGTACCGGGACGTGACGCATCGCGTACCCGCGGTAAATGATCGCAGGCGTGCTGGCGCGCGGAGCGGGTAAACGCCTCAATGACCGGCTGACGCTGTTCACCGTCACGCACTGCGGCGTACAGCCTGCTCCACAACCCCGTACCCAGCGCTTTAGTGACGACTAAGCCCTGGTGTTCAAAACTTTCCACCACCCAGTGCGGCAGGGCGGCGATGCCCATTCCGGCTGAAACCATCTGAATCAACAGCAGGGTATTATCCACGTTTTTCAGCGCCGGACTGACGCCCGCAGGCTGTAGGAAATGACGCCAGATATCCAGGCGCTGGCGCTGCACCGGGTAGATCATCAGCACTTCGCTGGCTAAATCCTCTGGGGAGATCGTCGCCTTTTGTGCCAGAGGATGGTCGGGAGCCAGTACCAGACGCACTTCAAAATCAAACATCGGCGAATAAAACAGCCCGCTACGCGGCAGGATATCGGATGTCAGCACGACGTCCAGCTCGCCCTGTTGCAGGGCGGGCTGCGGGTCAAACGTGACGCCGGATTTAAAATCCATCATCACCTGTGGCCAGCCTTGGCGGAACT
This DNA window, taken from Erwinia tasmaniensis Et1/99, encodes the following:
- the metR gene encoding HTH-type transcriptional regulator MetR encodes the protein MIELKHLRTLQALQNTGSLAAAAAQLHQTQSALSHQFSDLEQRLGFRLFVRKSQPLRFTPQGEILLQLAEQVLPQIQQALQDCHEPHQTTLRIAIECHSCIQWLTPALNEFRQGWPQVMMDFKSGVTFDPQPALQQGELDVVLTSDILPRSGLFYSPMFDFEVRLVLAPDHPLAQKATISPEDLASEVLMIYPVQRQRLDIWRHFLQPAGVSPALKNVDNTLLLIQMVSAGMGIAALPHWVVESFEHQGLVVTKALGTGLWSRLYAAVRDGEQRQPVIEAFTRSARQHACDHLPRVRDASRPGTPLPSADGA